One window from the genome of Moraxella nasibovis encodes:
- a CDS encoding helix-turn-helix transcriptional regulator yields the protein MANNKHERLADRFADIFIRLNSNERLSIKGLSEEYGVCTKTIRRDLARMECYLPLLRERGVIYLDNHRKFDLTDKEFGEFIQLIGIHHLMPNFDISLSRELLKQKSDGLLHIKGYEYENSTTLHDAIKLLKHAIKHQQIVIFEYKNSIRTVMSYKLINHRGCWYVIGLQSNKGKEIKTYRLSKITHLTLGGQRFDIDDDIKQQIDASDGIWFGEHLTPVIIQADNYASGYFIQKQILPHQKIVQSLDDGGLLIQSSVYQQAQIFPMIRSWIPHLTIIEPKDWQDELNNQLKTYLNNPPTI from the coding sequence ATGGCAAATAATAAACATGAAAGACTGGCGGACAGGTTTGCGGACATTTTTATCCGCTTAAATAGCAATGAACGCCTAAGTATCAAGGGATTATCTGAAGAATACGGCGTTTGCACCAAGACAATTCGCCGTGATTTGGCTCGCATGGAATGTTATCTGCCACTTTTGCGTGAGCGTGGCGTTATTTATTTGGACAATCATCGCAAGTTTGATTTGACAGACAAGGAATTTGGCGAATTCATTCAGCTTATCGGCATTCATCATCTCATGCCAAATTTTGACATTAGTCTTTCAAGAGAACTATTAAAGCAAAAATCTGACGGTCTTTTGCACATCAAAGGCTATGAATACGAAAATAGCACCACTTTGCATGATGCCATCAAACTGCTCAAACACGCCATCAAACATCAACAAATCGTGATTTTTGAATACAAAAACAGTATTCGCACTGTCATGTCTTATAAGCTGATCAATCATCGTGGCTGTTGGTATGTGATTGGACTACAAAGCAATAAAGGCAAGGAAATTAAAACCTACCGACTCAGCAAAATCACCCATTTAACGCTGGGCGGACAGCGGTTTGACATTGATGATGACATTAAACAGCAAATTGATGCCAGTGATGGCATTTGGTTTGGCGAGCATCTTACCCCAGTAATCATTCAGGCAGATAATTATGCTAGCGGATATTTTATCCAAAAGCAGATTTTACCTCATCAAAAAATTGTCCAATCGCTCGATGATGGCGGACTGCTGATTCAAAGTAGCGTTTATCAACAAGCACAAATTTTTCCCATGATACGCTCATGGATTCCACACCTAACCATCATAGAGCCAAAAGATTGGCAGGATGAGCTAAATAACCAACTTAAGACATATTTGAACAACCCTCCTACAATATAA
- a CDS encoding helix-turn-helix domain-containing protein, which translates to MTKSIYSKEMVELRHWLRHQRKQKNLTMRSLAERLSRPHSYVQRVEEGDRRLDVVEFVWYCQALEIDPKLGFELILSHSHKAS; encoded by the coding sequence ATGACAAAAAGTATTTACTCAAAAGAGATGGTTGAGCTACGCCACTGGCTTAGACATCAACGCAAACAAAAGAATCTCACCATGCGTTCGCTTGCCGAGCGATTGTCTCGTCCGCATTCTTATGTACAAAGAGTGGAGGAGGGCGATCGCAGACTTGATGTGGTTGAGTTTGTGTGGTATTGCCAAGCACTTGAAATTGACCCAAAGTTGGGATTTGAGCTTATCTTATCGCATTCGCACAAAGCCAGTTAA
- the tuf gene encoding elongation factor Tu, with the protein MAKAKFERNKPHVNVGTIGHVDHGKTTLTAAIATVAAKHHGGEAKDYAAIDSAPEEKARGITINTSHIEYDTANRHYAHVDCPGHADYVKNMITGAAQMDGAILVVAATDGPMPQTREHILLSRQVGVPYIMVFMNKCDLVDDEELLELVEMEVRELLSDYDFPGDDTPIIKGSALLGLNGDAGQYGEPAILELLDTLDSYIPEPERDIDRPFLMPIEDVFSISGRGTVVTGRVESGIIKVGDEVEIVGIKDTAKTTCTGVEMFRKLLDEGRAGENCGVLLRGTKREEVQRGQVLAKPGSITPHTQFDAEVYVLSKEEGGRHTPFLNGYRPQFYFRTTDVTGAITLQEGTEMVMPGDNVEMSVELIHPIAMDKGLRFAIREGGRTVGAGVVANVKG; encoded by the coding sequence ATGGCCAAAGCCAAGTTCGAACGTAATAAACCACACGTAAACGTGGGTACCATCGGTCACGTTGACCACGGTAAAACCACTCTAACTGCTGCGATCGCTACCGTTGCTGCTAAGCACCACGGCGGTGAAGCAAAAGACTACGCTGCTATTGACTCAGCTCCTGAAGAAAAAGCGCGTGGTATTACCATTAACACTTCTCACATCGAGTATGACACTGCTAACCGTCACTATGCACACGTTGACTGCCCAGGTCACGCTGACTATGTTAAAAACATGATCACTGGTGCTGCACAGATGGACGGCGCTATCCTAGTTGTTGCTGCAACTGACGGCCCAATGCCACAAACTCGTGAGCACATCCTTCTATCTCGCCAAGTAGGCGTACCTTACATCATGGTATTCATGAACAAGTGCGACCTTGTTGACGACGAAGAGCTACTAGAGCTTGTTGAAATGGAAGTTCGTGAACTTCTATCTGACTACGACTTCCCAGGCGACGACACCCCAATCATCAAAGGTTCAGCCCTTCTAGGTCTAAACGGTGACGCAGGTCAATACGGTGAGCCTGCCATCCTAGAACTACTAGACACTCTAGACAGCTACATCCCAGAGCCAGAGCGCGACATCGATCGTCCATTCCTAATGCCAATCGAAGATGTATTCTCAATCTCTGGTCGTGGTACTGTTGTAACTGGTCGTGTTGAATCAGGTATCATCAAAGTTGGTGACGAAGTTGAAATCGTTGGTATCAAAGACACCGCAAAAACCACCTGTACTGGTGTTGAAATGTTCCGTAAGCTACTAGACGAAGGTCGTGCTGGCGAGAACTGTGGTGTTCTACTTCGTGGTACTAAGCGTGAAGAAGTTCAGCGTGGTCAAGTACTTGCTAAGCCAGGTTCAATCACCCCACACACTCAATTTGACGCAGAAGTATATGTACTGTCAAAAGAAGAAGGTGGTCGTCACACGCCATTCCTAAACGGCTATCGTCCACAGTTCTACTTCCGTACCACTGACGTAACTGGTGCCATCACTCTACAAGAAGGTACTGAAATGGTTATGCCAGGCGACAACGTTGAGATGAGTGTTGAGCTGATCCACCCAATCGCTATGGACAAAGGTCTACGCTTCGCTATCCGTGAAGGTGGCCGTACCGTAGGTGCTGGTGTTGTTGCTAATGTTAAAGGCTAA
- the secE gene encoding preprotein translocase subunit SecE: protein MSANKDNFDSQAETVASNGSARQKKSVTVSKENVVEVAKTRSAKDYLLWLLAIAALIAATLVPQYLPRYWATANDVWVQLATTIGLVIFAIICLALTNQGRAFKTLLKDAGIELRRVTWPSKDETIRYTWQTILMMIIFGVVIWLLDNIFNKIIGFVLN from the coding sequence ATGAGCGCTAATAAAGATAATTTTGATTCACAAGCTGAAACTGTGGCGTCAAATGGCTCAGCTCGGCAAAAAAAATCGGTTACTGTTTCTAAAGAAAATGTGGTCGAAGTTGCCAAGACTCGCTCTGCTAAAGATTATCTGCTCTGGCTGCTTGCCATCGCTGCACTGATTGCCGCCACCTTGGTGCCTCAGTACTTGCCAAGATACTGGGCGACAGCAAATGATGTGTGGGTGCAGCTTGCCACCACCATAGGCTTGGTGATTTTTGCCATCATATGTTTGGCATTGACCAACCAAGGTCGTGCTTTTAAGACCTTGCTAAAAGATGCTGGCATTGAGCTGCGCCGAGTGACTTGGCCCAGCAAAGATGAGACCATCCGCTATACATGGCAAACCATTTTGATGATGATCATCTTTGGTGTGGTGATTTGGCTATTGGATAATATTTTTAATAAAATTATTGGCTTTGTTCTTAATTAA
- the nusG gene encoding transcription termination/antitermination protein NusG, translating into MRWYIIQAFSGYEKQVQRSLIERIKRSEFADSFGDVLVPTEEVIEMREGKKRTVEHKLFPGYVLINMEMTEDTWHIVRSCPNITGFIGGTPENPAPITKAEADRILNRIQKGGDTPRPKTMFEPGEEVLVIDGPFTDFKGLVKKVDYDKSKLHLTVSVFNRPTEVELEFTKVEKLS; encoded by the coding sequence ATGCGCTGGTATATTATCCAAGCATTTTCTGGTTATGAAAAACAAGTTCAGCGCTCTTTGATTGAGCGTATCAAGCGTAGCGAATTTGCCGATTCTTTCGGTGATGTCCTTGTGCCTACCGAAGAAGTGATTGAGATGCGTGAAGGCAAAAAGCGCACGGTTGAGCATAAGTTGTTTCCTGGCTATGTGTTGATCAACATGGAGATGACTGAGGATACTTGGCACATCGTTCGCAGCTGCCCAAACATCACAGGTTTTATTGGTGGTACGCCAGAAAATCCTGCGCCGATTACCAAGGCTGAGGCAGATCGTATTTTGAACCGTATTCAAAAAGGTGGCGACACACCTCGTCCGAAGACCATGTTTGAGCCAGGTGAAGAAGTATTGGTCATCGATGGACCATTCACTGACTTCAAAGGCTTGGTGAAAAAAGTGGATTATGACAAGTCTAAGCTGCATTTGACAGTCAGTGTCTTTAACCGCCCAACCGAAGTTGAGCTTGAATTTACAAAAGTTGAAAAGCTCAGCTGA
- the rplK gene encoding 50S ribosomal protein L11 — translation MAKKIDGYIKLQVPAGKANPSPPIGPALGQKGVNIMAFCKEFNAASANFEPGLPIPVVITVFNDKSFTFIMKSPPAAVLLRKAAGIAKGSSVPNKDKVGTVTRAQLEEIVKTKEADLTAAELEAGIRTIAGTARSMGLNVEGV, via the coding sequence ATGGCAAAGAAGATTGATGGCTACATCAAGCTACAAGTGCCTGCTGGTAAGGCAAACCCATCACCACCGATTGGTCCTGCATTGGGTCAAAAAGGTGTGAACATCATGGCGTTCTGTAAAGAGTTCAACGCTGCATCTGCAAACTTTGAACCAGGTCTGCCGATTCCAGTTGTCATCACCGTATTTAATGACAAATCTTTCACTTTCATCATGAAGTCGCCACCTGCGGCAGTCCTACTGCGTAAAGCAGCTGGCATCGCCAAAGGTTCTAGCGTACCTAACAAAGATAAAGTAGGTACTGTGACTCGTGCGCAACTTGAAGAAATCGTAAAAACCAAAGAAGCAGACCTAACCGCTGCTGAACTTGAAGCGGGCATCCGTACCATCGCAGGTACCGCTCGTTCAATGGGTCTAAATGTGGAGGGTGTGTAA
- the rplA gene encoding 50S ribosomal protein L1 yields the protein MAKLTKRQKLIKDRVDGDKLYTIEEAVAILNDLPAAKFKESIDIAINLGVDPRKSDQVVRGATNLPAGTGKTKRVAVFAQGAAADAAKEAGADVVGFEDLAESIKAGNMDFDVVIASPDAMRIVGQLGTILGPRGLMPNPKVGTVTADVATAVKNTKAGQAQYRVDKAGIIHASIGQVGFTGEQIEQNATALLNDLKRAKPATSKGIYIKKITLSSTMGPGITIDPVPHRANK from the coding sequence ATGGCTAAGCTAACTAAGCGTCAAAAGCTTATTAAAGATCGTGTAGATGGCGACAAGCTATACACCATCGAAGAAGCGGTTGCGATTTTGAATGACTTGCCAGCGGCAAAATTCAAAGAGTCTATCGACATCGCCATCAACCTAGGCGTTGATCCGCGTAAATCTGACCAAGTGGTTCGTGGTGCTACCAACCTACCTGCGGGTACTGGCAAAACTAAGCGTGTTGCGGTATTTGCTCAAGGTGCGGCTGCTGACGCTGCCAAAGAAGCTGGTGCAGATGTTGTAGGTTTTGAAGACCTAGCAGAGAGCATCAAAGCTGGCAACATGGATTTTGATGTGGTGATCGCATCACCAGACGCCATGCGTATCGTAGGTCAGCTAGGTACTATCCTAGGTCCACGCGGTCTTATGCCAAACCCAAAAGTTGGCACAGTAACTGCTGATGTTGCGACTGCTGTTAAAAACACCAAAGCTGGTCAGGCTCAATACCGTGTTGATAAAGCAGGTATCATCCACGCATCAATCGGTCAAGTTGGTTTTACTGGCGAGCAAATCGAGCAAAACGCAACTGCGCTATTGAACGATTTGAAGCGTGCTAAGCCTGCGACTTCTAAAGGCATCTACATCAAGAAAATTACACTGTCTAGCACCATGGGTCCTGGCATCACTATCGATCCAGTTCCGCACCGTGCGAACAAATAA
- the rplJ gene encoding 50S ribosomal protein L10, which yields MALNLQDKQAIVAEVNEAAKGALSAVVADSRGVTVAQMTELRKAARAAGVDMRIVRNTLLRRALEDTNFACMNDVFVGPTLIAFSNEHPGAAARLFKEFAKGNDKFEIKGAAFEGEFIDAKSIDKLATLPTYEEAIARLMGTMKEAAAGKLARTLAALRDKLQAEAA from the coding sequence ATGGCACTAAACCTTCAAGACAAACAAGCAATTGTTGCTGAAGTAAATGAAGCTGCCAAAGGTGCGCTCTCTGCTGTTGTTGCCGACTCTCGTGGCGTAACAGTAGCACAGATGACCGAACTTCGTAAAGCGGCTCGTGCAGCAGGTGTTGATATGCGTATCGTGCGTAATACTCTATTACGCCGTGCCCTAGAAGACACAAATTTTGCTTGCATGAACGATGTATTCGTTGGTCCTACTTTGATTGCATTTTCAAATGAACACCCAGGTGCAGCAGCACGCTTGTTCAAAGAATTTGCCAAGGGCAACGACAAGTTCGAGATCAAAGGCGCAGCTTTTGAAGGCGAATTTATTGACGCTAAATCAATCGATAAACTTGCAACACTACCTACTTACGAAGAAGCGATCGCTCGCTTGATGGGTACGATGAAAGAAGCAGCAGCGGGCAAACTTGCGCGTACTTTGGCTGCACTTCGCGACAAATTGCAAGCAGAAGCGGCTTAA
- the rplL gene encoding 50S ribosomal protein L7/L12, with product MSLTNEQILDAIAEKSVMEIVELISAMEEKFGVSAAALAAAPAAGGEAAAAEEKDDFNVVLTNGGDKKVAVIKVVREVTGLGLKEAKDLVEGAPQTVKEGASKAEAEELKKKLEEAGATVELK from the coding sequence ATGTCACTAACTAATGAACAAATCCTAGACGCAATCGCAGAAAAATCAGTCATGGAAATCGTTGAGCTTATCTCTGCGATGGAAGAAAAATTCGGCGTATCTGCTGCAGCACTAGCAGCAGCTCCAGCAGCTGGCGGCGAAGCAGCAGCAGCTGAAGAAAAAGACGACTTCAATGTTGTACTAACTAACGGCGGCGACAAGAAAGTAGCTGTTATTAAAGTAGTTCGTGAAGTAACTGGTCTAGGTCTAAAAGAAGCTAAAGACCTGGTTGAAGGCGCTCCACAAACTGTTAAAGAAGGCGCATCTAAAGCTGAAGCTGAAGAGCTTAAGAAGAAGCTTGAAGAAGCTGGCGCTACCGTTGAACTTAAATAA
- the rpoB gene encoding DNA-directed RNA polymerase subunit beta — protein sequence MAYSYTEKKRIRKSFSRLPDVMDVPYLLAIQVDSYEQFLQEHKKPKERANIGLQAAFSSIFPIISHSGNAELQFVEYYLGEPEFDERECIMRGSTFAAPLRVKIRLVLKDKDSKDKDSKAAIKDIREQSVFMGEIPLMTENGTFIINGTERVIVSQLHRSPGVFFDHDKGKSHSSGKVLYNARIIPYRGSWLDFEFDVKDLVYARIDRRRKLLATIILRAIGMDTADILNTFFETIEVYKGDESFEVALVAERLQGEMAQFDIVSPEGKVIVEQGKRINARRIKEIVASGMTKLAVPDEYLYERILAEDIVYHDEVIARANTLIDHDLLVKIADKNIKGFKILFTNDIDHGAYIADTLRADTVMTREEALIEIYKVMRPGEPPTLETAEKLFEQMFFSQERYDLSNVGRMKFNRRLGREFIETDDIDVQREQGVLSNQDIVDVLKELIEIRNGRGEVDDIDHLGNRRIRSVGEMTENQFRIGLARVERAVKERLTVAESDSLSPQDLINSKPVAAAIKEFFGSSQLSQFMDQNNPLSEITHKRRVSALGPGGLTRERAGFEVRDVHNTHYGRVCPIETPEGPNIGLINYLAVFAKTNNFGFLETPYRRVIDGKVTDDIEYMSAIEEVGSVIAQADSPMNENGELTEEMVMVRYQGESVRMGVDKVTHMDVSPRQVVSVAASLIPFLEHDDANRALMGANMQRQAVPTLRSDKPLVGTGMERHVARDSGVCVVAKRGGVIEEVDASRVIVRVNEDEMTAGEAGIDIYNLIKYTRSNQNTCINQRIIVNEGDVIARGDILADGPSTDLGELALGQNMRVAFMPWNGYNFEDSILLSERVVQEDRFTTIHIQELTCVARDTKLGPEEITGDIPNVGEAALANLDEAGIVYIGAEVDAGDILVGKVTPKGESQLTPEEKLLRAIFGEKAADVKDTSLRVPSSTKGTVIDVQVFTRDGLEKDSRAKAIEKAMLDSYRKDLKEELNIFEAAARSRIVHLLDGKTISGGAGFKAGTVLSTADMESLPLESLLDIQPAQEEVSERLSQIAEYLSDKQKEIDNKFAEKKRKLTQGDDLAHGVQKIVKVYLAVKRRIQPGDKMAGRHGNKGVVSRIMPVEDMPYDENGNPVDIVLNPLGVPSRMNIGQVLETHLGMAARGLGDKINEMMRAQAAVSELREFLDKIYNKVGGEQVDLDSLSDDDILAMSENLRKGVPMGTAVFDGAKETQIKELLELAGLDKSGQQTLYDGRTGKKFDRPVTVGYMYMLKLNHLVDDKMHARSTGSYSLVTQQPLGGKAQFGGQRFGEMEVWALEAYGATYTLQEMLTVKSDDVEGRTRMYKNIVDGEQYMNPGMPESFNVLTKEIRSLGINIDLKEKKK from the coding sequence ATGGCTTATTCTTATACCGAAAAGAAACGCATTCGTAAAAGTTTTTCTAGACTTCCAGACGTCATGGATGTGCCGTATTTGCTGGCGATCCAAGTGGATTCTTACGAGCAGTTTTTGCAAGAGCATAAAAAACCAAAAGAGCGTGCGAACATTGGTTTGCAAGCGGCTTTTTCATCAATTTTCCCAATCATCAGTCATTCTGGCAACGCTGAGTTGCAGTTTGTTGAATATTATTTGGGCGAGCCTGAGTTTGATGAGCGTGAGTGCATCATGCGTGGCTCCACCTTTGCAGCGCCACTTCGTGTAAAAATCCGTCTGGTGCTAAAAGACAAAGATAGCAAAGATAAGGACAGCAAGGCTGCCATCAAAGACATCCGTGAACAAAGCGTGTTCATGGGCGAAATTCCACTGATGACCGAAAACGGTACTTTCATCATCAACGGTACAGAGCGTGTGATCGTATCGCAGTTGCACCGTTCGCCGGGTGTGTTCTTTGACCATGACAAGGGCAAATCGCATTCAAGCGGTAAGGTGCTTTATAATGCTCGCATCATTCCTTACCGTGGTTCGTGGCTGGACTTTGAATTTGATGTCAAAGACCTAGTGTATGCCCGTATTGACCGCCGCCGTAAATTGCTTGCGACCATCATTTTGCGTGCCATCGGCATGGATACTGCCGACATTTTGAATACTTTCTTTGAAACCATTGAAGTGTATAAAGGCGATGAGTCGTTTGAAGTGGCGTTGGTGGCTGAGCGTCTGCAAGGCGAGATGGCACAGTTTGACATCGTATCGCCAGAAGGCAAGGTCATCGTTGAGCAGGGCAAGCGTATCAATGCGCGCCGTATCAAAGAAATCGTGGCGTCTGGCATGACCAAACTTGCAGTGCCTGATGAATATCTGTATGAGCGTATTTTGGCCGAAGACATCGTTTATCATGATGAAGTGATCGCTCGTGCCAACACGCTGATTGACCATGATCTTTTGGTAAAAATTGCCGATAAAAACATCAAAGGCTTTAAGATTCTATTCACCAACGACATTGATCACGGTGCGTACATTGCCGATACTTTGCGTGCAGACACTGTGATGACTCGTGAAGAAGCGTTGATTGAAATTTATAAAGTCATGCGTCCAGGTGAGCCACCAACCTTAGAGACTGCTGAAAAACTCTTTGAGCAAATGTTCTTTAGCCAAGAGCGTTATGATTTGTCCAATGTTGGTCGTATGAAGTTCAACCGCCGTTTGGGTCGTGAATTCATTGAGACGGACGACATTGATGTACAGCGTGAGCAGGGCGTATTGTCAAATCAAGACATCGTGGATGTGCTAAAAGAGCTGATTGAGATTCGTAACGGTCGTGGCGAAGTGGATGACATTGACCACTTGGGTAACCGCCGTATTCGTTCGGTGGGCGAGATGACCGAAAACCAATTCCGTATTGGTCTGGCTCGTGTGGAGCGTGCGGTCAAAGAGCGTCTGACTGTGGCTGAATCTGACAGCCTATCGCCACAAGATTTGATTAACTCAAAACCTGTAGCGGCAGCGATTAAAGAATTTTTCGGTTCATCACAGCTTTCGCAGTTCATGGACCAAAACAACCCATTGTCAGAAATCACGCACAAACGCCGTGTTTCGGCACTTGGTCCAGGTGGTCTGACTCGTGAGCGTGCAGGCTTTGAAGTGCGAGATGTACATAATACGCACTACGGCCGTGTGTGTCCGATTGAAACGCCTGAAGGTCCAAACATTGGTTTGATCAACTATTTGGCGGTATTTGCCAAGACCAACAACTTTGGTTTCTTGGAGACGCCTTATCGCCGTGTCATTGATGGTAAAGTAACTGACGACATTGAGTACATGAGTGCCATTGAGGAAGTGGGTTCGGTGATTGCACAGGCGGATTCGCCAATGAATGAAAATGGCGAGCTGACCGAAGAGATGGTCATGGTGCGTTATCAAGGCGAATCGGTGCGTATGGGTGTGGATAAAGTTACCCATATGGATGTATCGCCACGCCAAGTTGTCTCAGTGGCGGCATCGCTCATCCCATTCCTAGAACACGACGACGCCAACCGTGCCTTGATGGGTGCGAACATGCAACGCCAAGCAGTACCTACCTTGCGTTCTGATAAACCGCTTGTGGGTACAGGTATGGAGCGCCATGTGGCTCGTGACAGTGGCGTGTGTGTGGTTGCCAAGCGTGGCGGCGTCATTGAAGAAGTGGATGCCAGCCGTGTGATCGTGCGTGTCAATGAAGATGAAATGACCGCAGGCGAAGCAGGTATTGATATTTATAACTTGATCAAATACACCCGCTCAAACCAAAACACTTGTATCAACCAGCGTATCATTGTCAATGAAGGCGATGTGATCGCTCGTGGCGACATTTTGGCGGACGGTCCATCCACTGACCTTGGCGAGCTTGCTCTGGGTCAAAATATGCGTGTGGCTTTCATGCCGTGGAATGGCTATAACTTCGAAGACTCGATTTTGCTGTCTGAACGAGTGGTACAAGAAGACCGCTTTACCACCATTCACATTCAAGAGCTGACTTGTGTGGCTCGTGATACTAAGCTTGGTCCTGAGGAAATCACAGGCGATATTCCAAATGTCGGTGAAGCAGCCCTTGCAAACCTTGACGAAGCAGGTATCGTATATATCGGTGCCGAAGTAGATGCAGGCGATATTTTGGTGGGTAAAGTTACGCCAAAAGGCGAAAGTCAGCTGACCCCAGAAGAAAAACTTCTGCGTGCGATTTTTGGTGAAAAAGCTGCCGATGTGAAAGATACTTCACTTCGTGTGCCATCATCTACTAAGGGTACGGTCATTGATGTACAAGTCTTTACCCGTGATGGTCTAGAAAAAGACAGCCGTGCCAAGGCGATTGAAAAAGCGATGCTAGACAGCTATCGCAAAGACTTAAAAGAAGAGCTAAACATCTTTGAAGCAGCTGCTCGTAGCCGTATTGTGCATTTGCTGGATGGCAAGACCATCAGCGGTGGTGCTGGCTTTAAGGCAGGTACAGTGCTAAGCACTGCTGATATGGAGAGCTTGCCACTAGAGAGCTTGCTTGACATTCAGCCTGCCCAAGAAGAAGTGTCTGAGCGTCTAAGTCAAATCGCTGAATATCTAAGCGATAAGCAAAAAGAAATTGACAATAAATTTGCCGAGAAAAAACGCAAACTGACCCAAGGGGATGACTTGGCGCACGGCGTACAAAAAATCGTTAAGGTGTATCTTGCGGTCAAACGCCGTATCCAGCCAGGTGATAAGATGGCAGGTCGTCACGGTAACAAGGGTGTCGTCTCTCGCATCATGCCTGTAGAAGACATGCCTTATGACGAAAACGGCAACCCTGTTGATATCGTACTAAACCCGCTGGGCGTACCATCTCGTATGAATATCGGTCAGGTACTAGAGACGCACCTTGGTATGGCGGCTCGTGGTCTGGGCGACAAGATTAACGAAATGATGCGTGCTCAAGCGGCAGTCAGCGAGTTGCGTGAATTCTTGGATAAGATTTATAACAAGGTTGGCGGTGAGCAAGTGGATCTGGACAGCTTGTCAGATGACGACATCTTGGCAATGTCAGAAAACTTGCGTAAGGGCGTGCCAATGGGTACGGCGGTCTTTGATGGTGCCAAAGAAACACAAATCAAAGAGCTTTTAGAGCTTGCTGGTCTTGACAAGTCAGGTCAGCAAACGCTGTATGATGGACGCACGGGCAAGAAGTTTGACCGTCCTGTAACCGTGGGCTATATGTATATGCTTAAGTTGAACCACTTGGTTGATGACAAGATGCACGCCCGTTCGACTGGTTCGTACAGTCTTGTTACTCAGCAACCACTTGGCGGTAAAGCTCAGTTCGGTGGTCAGCGTTTCGGTGAGATGGAAGTCTGGGCATTGGAAGCGTATGGTGCAACTTACACCCTACAAGAAATGCTCACCGTCAAGTCGGACGATGTGGAAGGTCGTACCCGCATGTATAAGAACATCGTTGATGGCGAACAATACATGAACCCAGGTATGCCTGAATCGTTCAATGTATTGACCAAAGAGATTCGCTCGTTGGGTATTAACATTGACTTAAAAGAAAAGAAAAAATAA